One Cystobacter fuscus DSM 2262 DNA segment encodes these proteins:
- a CDS encoding ATP adenylyltransferase family protein, with the protein MNTRTAPPSLLRPEDLWSRMLETTRHGLATGALQPIATECRTLNHRGVPFQVRMLGRAHLKDERAKREPPRATPFNPFEHPDPDLVVGGLTPTHVCLLNKFNVVEHHLLIVTRVFEEQESWLTAADFEALALCMSGLDGLAFYNSGEAAGASQRHKHLQLIPPLGPDGLRVPMETWLSAPLARGVVKTVPDLGFGHVATGLGPWEDVPARDGARMLEAYLALMAAAGMGTTPLPPYNLLATRDWMLLVPRACAESQGINVNAMGFGGSLLVKTAQQRQQLEEQGPMELLRQVTRPVVLG; encoded by the coding sequence ATGAACACGCGCACCGCTCCCCCGTCCCTCCTGCGGCCCGAGGACCTCTGGTCCCGGATGCTCGAAACGACCCGGCATGGACTGGCCACCGGAGCCCTGCAGCCCATCGCCACCGAGTGCCGCACCCTCAACCACCGGGGTGTGCCCTTCCAGGTGCGCATGCTCGGACGGGCGCACCTCAAGGACGAGCGCGCCAAACGCGAGCCGCCCCGCGCCACGCCCTTCAACCCCTTCGAGCACCCGGATCCGGACCTCGTGGTGGGCGGGCTGACCCCCACCCACGTGTGTCTGCTCAACAAGTTCAACGTCGTCGAGCACCACCTGCTCATCGTGACGCGCGTCTTCGAGGAGCAGGAGTCGTGGCTGACGGCCGCGGACTTCGAGGCGCTCGCGCTGTGCATGAGCGGGCTGGACGGGCTGGCCTTCTACAACTCCGGCGAGGCGGCGGGCGCGAGCCAACGGCACAAGCACCTGCAGCTCATCCCCCCGCTGGGGCCCGACGGCCTGCGCGTCCCCATGGAGACGTGGCTGTCCGCGCCCCTGGCGCGCGGCGTGGTGAAGACGGTGCCCGATCTAGGCTTCGGCCATGTGGCGACGGGGCTCGGGCCCTGGGAGGACGTGCCCGCGCGGGATGGGGCGCGCATGCTCGAGGCCTACCTGGCCCTCATGGCCGCGGCCGGCATGGGCACCACGCCGCTGCCGCCCTACAACCTGCTGGCCACGCGCGACTGGATGTTGCTCGTGCCCCGCGCGTGCGCCGAGTCCCAGGGCATCAACGTCAACGCCATGGGCTTTGGCGGCTCGCTGCTCGTCAAGACGGCGCAGCAGCGCCAGCAGCTCGAGGAGCAGGGCCCCATGGAACTGCTGCGCCAGGTGACCCGGCCCGTCGTTCTCGGGTGA